In Burkholderia gladioli, a genomic segment contains:
- the slmA gene encoding nucleoid occlusion factor SlmA has protein sequence MQPTEPRHAALNDDETTADGSPGTTGAAAPRGRTRPKPGERRVLILQTLAAMLEAPKREKITTAALAARLEISEAALYRHFASKAQMFEGLIEFIETTIFGLINQILEKEPDGVLQARAIGLMLLNFAARNPGMTRVLTGEALVGEHERLGERVDRMLERVEASVRQCLRLALAARDDGDGEQPTRSPTGAAGAAGEAGTPLQPAGYDPALRANLLVTHVLGRWHRYARSGFTKSPAEQADIQLQLILR, from the coding sequence ATGCAGCCGACTGAACCGCGCCACGCGGCCTTGAACGACGACGAGACCACCGCCGACGGCAGCCCGGGCACCACCGGGGCCGCCGCGCCGCGCGGCCGCACGCGGCCCAAGCCGGGCGAACGCCGGGTGCTGATCCTGCAGACCCTGGCGGCGATGCTGGAGGCGCCCAAGCGCGAGAAGATCACCACCGCGGCGCTGGCGGCCCGGCTGGAGATCTCGGAGGCGGCGCTGTACCGGCATTTCGCCAGCAAGGCGCAGATGTTCGAAGGCCTGATCGAGTTCATCGAGACCACCATCTTCGGCCTGATCAACCAGATCCTCGAAAAGGAGCCCGACGGCGTGCTGCAGGCGCGCGCGATCGGGCTGATGCTGCTGAACTTCGCGGCCCGCAACCCCGGCATGACGCGGGTGCTGACCGGCGAGGCGCTGGTAGGCGAGCACGAGCGGCTCGGCGAGCGCGTGGACCGCATGCTCGAGCGCGTCGAGGCCTCGGTGCGGCAGTGCCTGCGCCTCGCGCTGGCGGCCAGGGACGACGGCGACGGCGAGCAGCCGACCCGCAGCCCGACGGGCGCGGCAGGCGCCGCCGGCGAGGCCGGCACGCCGCTCCAGCCGGCCGGCTACGACCCGGCCCTGCGCGCCAACCTGCTGGTCACCCACGTGCTGGGCCGCTGGCATCGCTACGCGCGCAGCGGCTTCACGAAGTCGCCCGCCGAGCAGGCCGACATCCAGCTGCAGCTGATCCTGCGCTGA
- the argB gene encoding acetylglutamate kinase, with product MSDPIDLSQIAPTLKAEILAEALPYIRRYHGKTVVIKYGGNAMTEERLKQGFARDVILLKLVGINPVIVHGGGPQIDTALKKIGKQGTFIQGMRVTDEETMEVVEWVLGGEVQQDIVTLINHFGGQAVGLTGKDGGLIHARKLMMPDRDNPGQYIDIGQVGEVEAINPAVVKALQDDAFIPVISPIGFGEDGLSYNINADLVAGKLATVLNAEKLVMMTNIPGVMDKEGNLLTDLSAREIDALFEDGTISGGMLPKISSALDAAKSGVKSVHIVDGRIEHSVLLEILTEQPFGTMIRSH from the coding sequence ATGTCCGATCCCATCGACCTCTCGCAGATCGCTCCCACGCTGAAAGCCGAAATCCTCGCGGAAGCGCTGCCGTACATCCGTCGCTATCACGGCAAGACCGTGGTGATCAAATACGGCGGCAACGCGATGACGGAAGAGCGCCTCAAGCAGGGCTTCGCGCGCGACGTGATCCTGCTGAAGCTGGTCGGCATCAACCCGGTGATCGTCCACGGCGGCGGCCCGCAGATCGACACCGCCCTCAAAAAGATCGGCAAGCAGGGCACCTTCATCCAGGGCATGCGCGTCACTGACGAGGAAACCATGGAAGTGGTGGAGTGGGTGCTCGGCGGCGAGGTGCAGCAGGACATCGTCACCCTGATCAATCATTTCGGCGGCCAAGCGGTGGGCCTCACGGGCAAGGACGGCGGCCTGATCCACGCGCGCAAGCTGATGATGCCGGATCGCGACAATCCGGGTCAGTACATCGACATCGGCCAGGTGGGCGAGGTCGAGGCGATCAACCCGGCGGTGGTCAAGGCGCTGCAGGACGACGCCTTCATCCCGGTGATCTCGCCGATCGGCTTCGGCGAGGACGGCCTGTCGTACAACATCAACGCCGACCTGGTGGCCGGCAAGCTGGCCACCGTGCTGAACGCCGAGAAGCTCGTCATGATGACGAACATCCCCGGCGTGATGGACAAGGAAGGCAACCTGCTGACCGACCTCTCGGCGCGCGAGATCGACGCGCTGTTCGAGGACGGCACGATCTCGGGCGGCATGCTGCCGAAGATCTCCTCGGCGCTGGACGCGGCCAAGAGCGGCGTGAAGTCGGTGCACATCGTCGACGGCCGCATCGAGCACTCGGTGCTGCTCGAGATCCTCACCGAGCAGCCGTTCGGCACGATGATCCGCTCGCATTGA
- the hslU gene encoding ATP-dependent protease ATPase subunit HslU — protein MSTMTPAEIVSELDKHIIGQQKAKKAVAVALRNRWRRQQVAEPLRQEITPKNILMIGPTGVGKTEIARRLAKLADAPFIKIEATKFTEVGYVGRDVDSIVRDLIEIAVKQTRESEMRKVRSKAQDQAEDRILDILLPQPRAVGFGSNSETANDDNNATRQTFRKRLREGALDDKEVELDIEQPQVGMDIMAPPGMEEMTEQIRSMFSNIGGGKKTRRKVKIKEALKLLSDEEAAKLLNDEEVKTRAVQNVEQNGIVFLDEIDKIASRNNEGGGGEVSRQGVQRDLLPLVEGTTVNTKYGMIKTDHILFIASGAFHLSKPSDLIPELQGRFPIRVELDSLSVKDFESILVATDASLVKQYQALLATEDVQLEFADDGIRRLAEIAFSVNEKTENIGARRLYTVIEKLLEDVSFAAGNHAGEAVTIDAAYVDRALGEVSKDEDLSRYVL, from the coding sequence ATGAGCACCATGACCCCTGCCGAGATCGTCTCGGAACTCGACAAGCACATCATCGGCCAGCAAAAGGCGAAGAAGGCGGTGGCCGTCGCGCTGCGCAATCGCTGGCGCCGCCAGCAGGTGGCCGAGCCGCTGCGCCAGGAAATCACCCCCAAGAACATCCTGATGATCGGACCGACCGGCGTCGGTAAGACCGAGATCGCGCGGCGCCTGGCCAAGCTGGCCGACGCGCCCTTCATCAAGATCGAGGCCACCAAGTTCACCGAGGTCGGCTACGTGGGGCGCGACGTCGACAGCATCGTGCGCGACCTGATCGAGATCGCCGTCAAGCAGACCCGCGAATCGGAAATGCGCAAGGTGCGCTCGAAGGCGCAGGACCAGGCCGAGGACCGGATCCTCGACATCCTGCTGCCGCAGCCGCGCGCGGTGGGCTTCGGCTCGAACAGCGAGACCGCCAACGACGACAACAACGCCACGCGCCAGACCTTCCGCAAGCGCCTGCGCGAGGGCGCGCTCGACGACAAGGAGGTCGAGCTCGACATCGAGCAGCCGCAGGTCGGCATGGACATCATGGCGCCGCCGGGCATGGAAGAGATGACCGAGCAGATCCGCTCGATGTTCTCGAACATCGGCGGCGGCAAGAAGACGCGCCGCAAGGTCAAGATCAAGGAAGCGCTGAAGCTGCTAAGCGACGAGGAAGCCGCCAAGCTGCTCAACGACGAGGAAGTGAAGACGCGCGCGGTGCAGAACGTCGAGCAGAACGGCATCGTGTTCCTCGACGAGATCGACAAGATCGCCTCGCGCAACAACGAGGGTGGCGGCGGGGAAGTGTCGCGGCAGGGCGTGCAGCGCGATCTGCTGCCGCTGGTCGAGGGCACCACGGTCAACACCAAGTACGGGATGATCAAGACCGACCACATCCTTTTCATCGCCAGCGGCGCCTTCCACCTGTCCAAGCCGAGCGACCTGATCCCCGAGCTGCAGGGGCGCTTCCCGATCCGCGTCGAACTCGATTCGCTGTCGGTGAAGGATTTCGAGTCGATCCTGGTGGCCACCGACGCGAGCCTGGTCAAGCAGTACCAGGCCCTGCTCGCCACCGAGGACGTGCAGCTCGAGTTCGCCGATGACGGCATCCGGCGCCTCGCCGAGATCGCCTTCTCGGTCAACGAGAAGACCGAGAACATCGGCGCGCGCCGCCTCTATACCGTGATCGAGAAGCTGCTCGAGGACGTCTCGTTCGCGGCCGGCAATCACGCCGGCGAGGCGGTGACGATCGACGCGGCCTATGTCGACCGCGCGCTCGGCGAGGTCTCGAAGGATGAGGACCTGTCGCGCTACGTGCTGTAA
- a CDS encoding class I SAM-dependent rRNA methyltransferase yields the protein MHTVTLKPSKDKSLLRRHPWVYANAIERVDGKPAAGATVLVRSHDGRFLARGAFSPESQIRVRVWSFDEAEPIDHAFFKRRVQRAVAHRQAMVSDTEAVRLVFGEADGLPGLIVDYYVADGLPAELPVGQSPAATPPSAERRGQLVCQFMAAGVEAWKEAIVAALAAATGCPNVYERSDVSIRQKEGLEQVTGVLAGDAPPPTLIARENGVRYHVDVPNGHKTGFYVDQRDNRALVGQLAREREVLNCFCYTGGFSLAALAGGARRVVSIDSSGDALALAQRNVAANGLDPARASWLDADAFKTLRRLADEGERFDLVVLDPPKFAPAREHVDRAARAYKDINLSGFRLLRPGGLLFTYSCSGAIDMELFQKIVAGAAADARVDARILKRLGAGVDHPLLTAFPEGEYLKGLLLQIA from the coding sequence ATGCATACCGTTACGCTCAAGCCGTCGAAAGACAAATCCCTGCTGCGCCGCCATCCCTGGGTCTATGCCAATGCGATCGAGCGCGTCGACGGCAAGCCCGCCGCCGGCGCCACCGTGCTGGTGCGCTCGCACGACGGCCGCTTCCTGGCGCGCGGCGCGTTCAGCCCGGAATCGCAGATCCGCGTGCGCGTCTGGAGCTTCGACGAGGCCGAACCGATCGACCACGCCTTCTTCAAGCGCCGCGTGCAGCGCGCGGTGGCCCATCGCCAGGCGATGGTGAGCGACACCGAGGCGGTGCGGCTGGTGTTCGGCGAGGCCGACGGCCTGCCGGGCCTGATCGTCGACTACTACGTGGCCGACGGCCTGCCGGCCGAGCTGCCCGTCGGCCAGTCGCCCGCGGCCACCCCGCCCTCGGCCGAGCGCCGCGGCCAGTTGGTCTGCCAGTTCATGGCGGCCGGCGTGGAGGCCTGGAAGGAGGCGATCGTCGCGGCGCTCGCGGCGGCCACCGGCTGCCCGAACGTCTACGAGCGCTCGGACGTGTCGATCCGCCAGAAGGAAGGCCTGGAGCAGGTCACCGGCGTGCTGGCCGGCGACGCGCCGCCGCCGACGCTGATCGCCCGGGAGAACGGCGTGCGCTACCACGTCGACGTGCCCAACGGCCACAAGACCGGCTTCTACGTCGACCAGCGCGACAATCGCGCCCTGGTCGGCCAGCTCGCGCGCGAGCGCGAAGTGCTGAACTGCTTCTGCTACACCGGCGGCTTCTCGCTGGCCGCGCTGGCCGGCGGCGCCCGCCGCGTGGTGTCGATCGACTCCTCGGGCGACGCGCTGGCGCTCGCGCAACGCAACGTGGCCGCCAACGGCCTGGACCCAGCCCGCGCCAGCTGGCTCGACGCCGATGCGTTCAAGACCCTGCGGCGCCTGGCCGACGAGGGCGAGCGCTTCGACCTGGTGGTGCTCGATCCGCCCAAGTTCGCGCCGGCCCGCGAGCACGTCGATCGCGCCGCGCGCGCCTACAAGGACATCAACCTGAGCGGCTTCCGCCTGCTGCGCCCGGGCGGCCTGCTGTTTACCTATTCGTGCTCGGGCGCGATCGACATGGAGCTGTTCCAGAAGATCGTGGCCGGCGCGGCGGCCGACGCGCGCGTCGACGCGCGGATCCTCAAGCGGCTCGGCGCGGGCGTCGACCACCCGCTGCTGACGGCCTTCCCGGAAGGCGAATACCTGAAGGGCCTGCTGTTGCAAATCGCCTGA
- a CDS encoding response regulator transcription factor, protein MSDNHFLVIDDNEVFAGTLARGLERRGYLVQQAHTRDAALKLASASKFEFITVDLHLGEDSGLSLIAPLCDLQPDARILVLTGYASIATAVQAVKDGADNYLSKPANVESILAALQTNASEVQAEDALENPVVLSVDRLEWEHIQRVLAENNNNISATARALNMHRRTLQRKLAKRPVRQ, encoded by the coding sequence ATGAGCGACAACCACTTCCTCGTCATCGACGACAACGAGGTATTTGCCGGCACGCTGGCGCGAGGCCTCGAGCGTCGCGGCTATCTCGTCCAGCAGGCGCATACGCGCGATGCGGCGCTGAAGCTCGCGAGCGCGTCGAAATTCGAGTTCATCACGGTCGACCTGCATCTCGGCGAGGATTCGGGGCTGTCGCTGATCGCGCCGCTCTGCGACCTGCAGCCCGATGCGCGGATCCTGGTGCTGACCGGCTACGCGAGCATCGCCACCGCCGTGCAGGCGGTCAAGGACGGCGCCGACAACTACCTGTCCAAGCCCGCCAACGTGGAATCGATCCTCGCCGCCCTGCAGACCAACGCCAGCGAGGTGCAGGCCGAGGACGCGCTGGAGAACCCGGTGGTGCTGTCGGTCGACCGGCTCGAATGGGAGCACATCCAGCGCGTGCTGGCCGAGAACAACAACAACATCTCGGCGACGGCGCGCGCGCTGAACATGCATCGGCGCACGCTGCAGCGCAAGCTGGCCAAGCGGCCGGTGCGGCAGTAA
- the xerC gene encoding tyrosine recombinase XerC → MTDDPIAAYLSYLQHVRQLSEHTLRGYAHELDALLAFADGRPLASLGAADMRGAVARAHAGGLSARSIAHRLSAWRAFYRWYALRVEMPANPVATVRAPKRAKTLPKALSVDDANTLMESPFPDTPEGLRDHAILELFYSSGLRLAELVGLDVHYTQADGYRSASWLDREQAEVSVLGKGGKERKVPVGRKALEALDAWLAVRAGWVRADPHPLFLSVRGKRMSPGVVRERVKRAALVAGIPANVHPHVLRHSFATHVLQSSGDLRAVQELLGHASISATQVYTSLDFQHLARIYDSAHPRAKKRD, encoded by the coding sequence ATGACCGACGATCCGATCGCTGCCTACCTGTCGTACCTGCAGCACGTCAGGCAGCTCTCGGAACACACGCTGCGCGGCTACGCGCACGAACTCGACGCGCTGCTCGCGTTCGCCGACGGCCGCCCGCTGGCGAGCCTGGGCGCGGCCGACATGCGCGGCGCGGTGGCGCGCGCGCATGCGGGCGGCCTGTCGGCGCGCTCGATCGCGCACCGGCTGTCGGCCTGGCGTGCCTTCTACCGTTGGTACGCGCTGCGCGTGGAGATGCCGGCCAACCCGGTGGCCACGGTGCGCGCGCCCAAGCGGGCGAAGACCTTGCCCAAGGCGCTGTCGGTGGACGACGCCAACACGCTGATGGAGTCGCCGTTCCCCGATACGCCCGAGGGCCTGCGCGACCATGCGATCCTCGAGCTGTTCTATTCCTCCGGCCTGCGCCTGGCCGAGCTGGTCGGCCTCGACGTGCACTACACGCAGGCCGACGGCTACCGCTCGGCGAGCTGGCTGGACCGCGAGCAGGCCGAGGTCAGCGTGCTCGGCAAGGGCGGCAAGGAACGCAAGGTGCCGGTCGGGCGCAAGGCGCTCGAGGCGCTCGACGCCTGGCTCGCGGTACGCGCGGGCTGGGTGCGCGCCGATCCGCATCCGCTGTTCCTCTCGGTGCGCGGCAAGCGCATGTCGCCCGGCGTGGTGCGCGAGCGCGTCAAGCGCGCCGCCCTGGTGGCCGGCATCCCCGCCAACGTCCATCCGCACGTGCTGCGCCATTCGTTCGCCACCCACGTGCTGCAGTCCAGCGGCGACCTGCGCGCGGTGCAGGAGCTGCTCGGCCACGCCAGCATCTCGGCCACCCAGGTCTATACCTCGCTCGACTTCCAGCATCTCGCGCGCATCTACGACAGCGCGCATCCGCGCGCGAAAAAGCGCGACTGA
- a CDS encoding CobW family GTP-binding protein has translation MATPVTILTGFLGSGKTTLLKRILNEQHGMKIAVIENEFGEENIDNEILVQDSNEQIIQMSNGCICCTIRGDLARALEDLAARKREGKLDFDRVVIETTGLANPGPVAQTFFIDSQIADDFLLDAIITLVDAKHANAQLDEHEVVQRQVGFADRLFITKADLVDEAALASLKHRLMHMNPKAAIRQVDFGQADIKEIFDLRGFNLNAKLEIDPDFLVEDEHDHAHGHGHDHGDHAHCDHDHGHCEHDHEHGHGHHHHHAHHDDKIKSFVYRNDRPFDPTKLEDFLGGILQIYGERLLRYKGVLYMKGVDRKVVFQGVHQMMGSDLAGKWMPIEKKTNKMVFIGIDLPQDLITDGLDACLA, from the coding sequence ATGGCCACCCCAGTCACCATCCTCACCGGCTTCCTCGGCAGCGGCAAGACCACCCTGCTCAAGCGCATCCTGAACGAACAGCACGGCATGAAGATCGCCGTGATCGAGAACGAGTTCGGCGAAGAGAACATCGACAACGAGATCCTCGTGCAGGACAGCAACGAGCAGATCATCCAAATGAGCAACGGCTGCATCTGCTGCACGATCCGCGGCGACCTGGCCCGCGCGCTGGAGGACCTGGCCGCGCGCAAGCGCGAGGGCAAGCTCGATTTCGACCGCGTGGTGATCGAGACCACCGGCCTGGCGAACCCGGGCCCGGTGGCGCAGACCTTCTTCATCGACAGCCAGATCGCCGACGATTTCCTGCTCGACGCGATCATCACCCTGGTCGACGCCAAGCACGCCAACGCCCAGCTCGACGAGCACGAGGTGGTGCAGCGCCAGGTCGGTTTCGCCGATCGCCTGTTCATCACCAAGGCCGACCTGGTCGACGAGGCGGCGCTGGCCTCGCTCAAGCACCGCCTGATGCACATGAACCCGAAGGCGGCGATCCGCCAGGTCGACTTCGGCCAGGCCGACATCAAGGAAATCTTCGACCTGCGCGGCTTCAACCTGAACGCCAAGCTCGAGATCGATCCGGATTTCCTGGTCGAGGACGAGCACGACCACGCCCATGGACACGGCCATGACCACGGCGACCATGCGCACTGCGATCACGACCACGGCCATTGCGAGCACGACCACGAGCATGGTCACGGCCACCACCATCACCACGCCCACCACGACGACAAGATCAAGTCCTTCGTCTATCGCAACGACCGCCCCTTCGACCCGACCAAGCTCGAGGACTTCCTCGGCGGCATCCTGCAGATCTACGGCGAGCGCCTGCTGCGCTACAAGGGCGTGCTCTACATGAAGGGCGTGGACCGCAAGGTGGTGTTCCAGGGCGTGCACCAGATGATGGGCAGCGACCTGGCCGGCAAGTGGATGCCGATCGAGAAGAAGACCAACAAGATGGTCTTCATCGGCATCGACCTGCCGCAGGACCTGATCACCGACGGCCTCGACGCCTGCCTCGCCTGA
- the dksA gene encoding RNA polymerase-binding protein DksA — protein sequence MTNKLLTEAEILKMSEKDYMNDDQLAFFKNRLEQLQAEILRNAGQTTENLRETVIVPDPADRATIEEEHALELRTRDRERKLLKKVQQSLARIDSGDYGWCEETGEPIGIPRLIARPTATLSLEAQERRELRQKLFGD from the coding sequence ATGACGAACAAACTCTTGACCGAAGCCGAAATCCTGAAGATGAGCGAGAAGGATTACATGAATGACGATCAGCTCGCGTTCTTCAAAAATCGGCTCGAACAGTTGCAGGCGGAAATCCTCCGCAATGCGGGCCAGACGACCGAGAACCTGCGTGAAACGGTGATCGTGCCGGATCCTGCCGATCGCGCGACGATCGAAGAGGAACACGCACTCGAGCTGCGCACGCGCGACCGCGAGCGCAAGCTGCTCAAGAAGGTCCAGCAGTCGCTCGCGCGCATCGATTCCGGCGATTACGGCTGGTGCGAGGAAACCGGCGAACCGATCGGCATTCCGCGCCTGATCGCGCGTCCGACGGCCACCCTCTCGCTGGAAGCCCAGGAGCGCCGCGAGCTGCGCCAGAAGCTGTTCGGCGACTGA
- a CDS encoding cysteine-rich CWC family protein codes for MPRPAATAVSASRSARRACSGVCPNCAAAFDCGAPQAGSAAGASAGAEPFVCWCAALPPLRPAADATAGSAQAAQSPQASGACLCPECLAAALAEQAARAAGIPAAPLEGKPAAPAPRSKLRR; via the coding sequence ATGCCACGACCCGCCGCAACCGCCGTTTCAGCCAGCCGCAGCGCGCGGCGCGCCTGCTCGGGCGTCTGCCCGAACTGCGCCGCCGCGTTCGACTGCGGCGCGCCGCAGGCGGGTTCGGCGGCTGGCGCTTCGGCCGGTGCCGAGCCGTTCGTCTGCTGGTGCGCGGCGCTGCCGCCGCTGCGGCCTGCGGCCGATGCGACGGCGGGGTCGGCCCAGGCGGCTCAGTCGCCCCAGGCGAGCGGCGCCTGCCTCTGTCCCGAATGCCTGGCCGCCGCGCTCGCCGAGCAGGCCGCCCGCGCCGCCGGCATTCCCGCCGCGCCGCTCGAAGGGAAGCCGGCCGCTCCCGCCCCACGGAGTAAACTGCGCCGATGA
- the hslV gene encoding ATP-dependent protease subunit HslV yields the protein MEQYHGTTIVSVRRGEQVALGGDGQVTLGNIVMKGGARKVRRIYNNQVLVGFAGGTADAFSLLDRFEAKLEKHQGNLTRAAVELAKDWRTDRMLRRLEAMLITADKTTTLVITGNGDVLDPEGGICAIGSGGSYAQAAARALAENTELSPGEIVKKALTIAGDMCIYTNHSHIIETIE from the coding sequence ATGGAGCAATATCACGGCACGACGATCGTCTCCGTGCGCCGCGGCGAGCAGGTCGCGCTCGGCGGCGACGGCCAGGTCACGCTCGGCAATATCGTCATGAAGGGCGGCGCGCGCAAGGTGCGCCGCATCTACAACAACCAGGTGCTGGTCGGCTTCGCCGGCGGCACGGCCGACGCCTTCTCGCTCCTCGACCGTTTCGAGGCCAAGCTCGAGAAACACCAGGGCAACCTGACGCGCGCCGCCGTCGAACTCGCCAAGGACTGGCGCACCGATCGCATGCTGCGCCGCCTGGAGGCGATGCTGATCACGGCCGACAAGACCACCACCCTGGTGATCACCGGCAACGGCGACGTGCTCGACCCGGAAGGCGGGATCTGCGCGATCGGCTCGGGCGGCTCCTACGCGCAGGCGGCCGCGCGCGCGCTGGCCGAGAACACCGAGCTGTCGCCGGGCGAGATCGTCAAGAAGGCGCTCACCATCGCCGGCGACATGTGCATCTACACGAACCACAGCCACATCATCGAAACGATCGAGTAA
- a CDS encoding ATP-binding protein has protein sequence MQRITTTGRVNLGNLFWLRTLAIIGQLVTIAVAQVFFGANLPLPAMLSVIALEVVFNALTWLRVLRARPETNFELMGQLWVDIGALSALLFLSGGTTNPFVSLYLPSLAIAAAVLPWHLMVWLAAFSVACYFALGFNSVPLNLDNPANLFDYYRAGQGVNFLVSVGLIAWFVARMSNALRQRDAALGEAQQRLLRDERAVALGVQAATVAHEMGTPLSTIAMLTEELRDAARDDPGLARYDADLKVLDEQMTQCTSALARLRSRASGPAARESLATWLDTFGRHWRLRHPHVEFEQIGAGPAGLELEDTVAVGQILTILLDNAARASRDRVTLQARLARQGERDTIVFEVVDNGPGIPPALRESLGTAPVDSTQGGHGVGLYLAFSAASRLGGTIELADAAPRGTRALLRLPVTRQAASADPSAGLIA, from the coding sequence ATGCAACGAATCACCACCACCGGCCGCGTCAACCTCGGCAACCTGTTCTGGCTGCGCACGCTCGCGATCATCGGCCAGCTCGTCACGATCGCGGTCGCCCAGGTGTTCTTCGGCGCCAACCTGCCGCTGCCCGCCATGCTCAGCGTGATCGCGCTGGAGGTGGTGTTCAACGCGCTGACCTGGCTGCGCGTGCTGCGCGCCCGCCCCGAAACCAACTTCGAGCTGATGGGCCAGCTGTGGGTCGACATCGGCGCGCTCTCGGCCCTGCTGTTCCTCTCGGGCGGCACCACCAATCCCTTCGTCTCGCTCTACCTGCCCTCGCTGGCGATCGCGGCCGCGGTGCTGCCGTGGCACCTGATGGTCTGGCTGGCGGCCTTCTCGGTGGCCTGCTATTTCGCGCTCGGCTTCAATTCGGTGCCGCTCAACCTCGACAATCCCGCCAACCTGTTCGACTACTACCGCGCCGGCCAGGGCGTGAACTTCCTGGTCTCGGTCGGCCTGATCGCCTGGTTCGTGGCGCGCATGTCGAATGCGCTGCGCCAGCGCGACGCCGCGCTCGGCGAGGCGCAGCAGCGCCTGCTGCGCGACGAGCGGGCGGTCGCGCTGGGCGTGCAGGCTGCCACCGTGGCGCACGAGATGGGCACCCCGCTGTCGACCATCGCGATGCTGACCGAGGAGCTGCGCGACGCGGCGCGAGACGATCCGGGCCTGGCGCGCTACGACGCCGATCTCAAGGTGCTCGACGAGCAGATGACGCAATGCACCTCGGCGCTGGCGCGGCTGCGCAGCCGCGCCTCGGGGCCGGCCGCGCGCGAGAGCCTGGCCACCTGGCTCGACACCTTCGGCCGTCACTGGCGGCTGCGCCATCCGCATGTCGAGTTCGAGCAGATCGGCGCGGGGCCGGCCGGCCTGGAGCTCGAGGATACCGTCGCGGTCGGCCAGATCCTCACCATCCTGCTCGACAACGCGGCACGCGCGAGCCGCGATCGCGTGACCCTGCAGGCGCGGCTCGCGCGGCAGGGCGAGCGCGACACGATCGTGTTCGAGGTGGTCGACAACGGCCCCGGCATCCCGCCCGCGCTGCGCGAATCGCTCGGCACCGCGCCGGTCGACAGCACCCAGGGCGGCCATGGCGTCGGCCTCTACCTGGCCTTCAGCGCGGCTTCGCGGCTGGGCGGCACGATCGAGCTGGCCGACGCCGCGCCGCGCGGCACGCGCGCCCTGCTGCGGCTGCCCGTGACGCGCCAGGCCGCGAGCGCGGACCCATCGGCGGGGCTGATCGCCTGA
- a CDS encoding pyrimidine 5'-nucleotidase → MDARLARRPRRRRPLAGRPVWLFDLDNTLHHASHAVFPAINTAMTQYIIDTLQVDRARADHLRTYYTQRYGAALLGLARHHPVDPHDFLKVVHTFEDLPSMLRAERGLARRLAALPGRKLILTNAPEVYARAVLAELGIERHFERVIAIEQMRDRRAWRAKPDATMLRRAMRDARVALADAILVEDTRSHLKRYKRLGIRTIWITGHLPDHQPRAGRPHYVDRRIASLQSLRLSTRSGRQKCSRLNRATRP, encoded by the coding sequence ATGGACGCGCGCCTCGCGCGCCGCCCCCGCCGCCGGCGCCCCCTGGCCGGCCGCCCGGTCTGGCTGTTCGATCTCGACAACACGCTCCACCACGCCTCGCACGCGGTCTTCCCGGCGATCAACACGGCGATGACGCAGTACATCATCGACACGCTGCAGGTCGACCGGGCCCGTGCCGACCATCTGCGCACCTACTACACGCAGCGCTACGGCGCCGCCCTGCTGGGCTTGGCGCGCCATCACCCGGTCGATCCGCACGATTTCCTGAAGGTGGTCCACACCTTCGAGGACCTGCCCTCGATGCTGCGCGCCGAGCGCGGGCTGGCGCGCCGCCTGGCCGCGCTGCCCGGGCGCAAGCTGATCCTGACCAACGCGCCCGAGGTCTATGCGCGCGCGGTGCTGGCCGAGCTCGGCATCGAGCGGCACTTCGAGCGCGTGATCGCGATCGAGCAGATGCGCGACCGCCGCGCCTGGCGCGCCAAGCCCGACGCCACCATGCTGCGCCGCGCGATGCGCGACGCGCGGGTGGCACTGGCCGACGCGATCCTGGTGGAGGACACGCGCTCGCACCTGAAGCGCTACAAGCGCCTGGGCATCCGCACCATCTGGATCACCGGGCACCTGCCCGACCATCAGCCGCGCGCGGGACGGCCGCACTATGTCGATCGTCGTATTGCTTCGCTACAATCGCTGCGACTGAGCACACGATCGGGGCGACAGAAATGCAGCCGACTGAACCGCGCCACGCGGCCTTGA